Proteins co-encoded in one Streptomyces sp. NBC_01571 genomic window:
- a CDS encoding beta-L-arabinofuranosidase domain-containing protein — MPASRDIAGPPRRQVLFTASAAAAVTTLGSVPPARAAGHGPDAAPGGPSPALVAFDLSDVRLLESPFLANMRRTSAYLLFVDADRLLRSFRLNVGLPSAAEPCGGWEAPDVQLRGHTTGHLLSALAQAHANTGVTAYADKGRLLVGSLAECQRAAPAAGFTPGYLSAFPEQVFDQLEAGGKPWAPYYTLHKIMAGLLDQYRLCGNGQALDVLREMAAWADARTAPLPYEQMQSLLKVEFGGMNEVLTRLYLETGDPAHLRTARRFDHEELYAPLAAGRDELAGHHANTEIAKIVGTVPSYEATGESRYLDIAETFWTTVVRHHSYAIGGNSNQELFGPPDEIAGRLSAVTCENCNSYSMLKLGRSLFLHHPERSEYMDHYEWTLHNQMLGEQDPDSAHGFVTYYTGLWAGSQREPKGGLGAAPGSYSGDYDNFSCDHGTGLETHTKFADSVYFHSRDTRSPALYVNLFIPSEVHWRQMKVTLRQETRYPDEGSTRLTVEAGRGRFTLHLRIPAWVADTGRDAVLKVNGRPVTSRVRPRAYAAVERSWRPGDTVELTLPRRPVWTPAPDNPQVKALSYGPLVLAGEYGDTELATVPAIRPASLRPVEGTSTRFTALSDGGSVSLRPFHEIQHQRYNVYWAVAPHRGRERDVAHYPLSEAIGNPADATGRFADAALAAGARWAGDGTGPSVQLDGTGGHVALPPGLLSGLDEVTISVRVRADALAASARVFDFGYHKDTYLFLAVTTGAGRARAALKIAGMEREDFIDADGPLPVGSWTHVALTLGGGTGVLYLDGTEAGRNSAMVSSPLLLGVTTRSYLGRSQNTSHPYLNGAVRDLRVHNRALTGAEVARLAAG, encoded by the coding sequence TTGCCCGCATCACGCGACATCGCCGGCCCGCCCCGCCGCCAGGTGCTGTTCACCGCCTCCGCCGCGGCCGCCGTCACCACCCTCGGATCCGTCCCGCCCGCTCGCGCGGCCGGCCATGGCCCCGATGCGGCGCCAGGTGGCCCTAGTCCCGCCCTCGTCGCCTTCGACCTGTCGGACGTCCGGCTCCTGGAGAGCCCGTTCCTCGCCAACATGCGGCGCACCAGTGCCTATCTGCTCTTCGTGGACGCGGACCGGCTCCTGCGCAGCTTCCGCCTGAACGTGGGCCTGCCCTCCGCGGCCGAACCCTGCGGCGGCTGGGAAGCCCCCGATGTCCAGCTGCGCGGCCACACGACGGGCCACCTGCTCAGCGCCCTCGCCCAGGCCCACGCCAACACCGGTGTGACGGCGTACGCCGACAAGGGGCGCCTCCTGGTCGGCTCTCTCGCCGAATGCCAACGCGCCGCGCCCGCGGCCGGTTTCACCCCGGGCTACCTCTCGGCCTTCCCCGAGCAGGTCTTCGACCAGTTGGAGGCGGGCGGCAAGCCCTGGGCGCCGTACTACACGCTGCACAAGATCATGGCGGGACTGCTCGACCAGTACCGGCTCTGCGGGAACGGCCAAGCCCTCGACGTCCTGCGGGAGATGGCCGCTTGGGCCGACGCACGTACCGCTCCGCTGCCGTACGAGCAGATGCAGAGCCTGCTCAAGGTGGAGTTCGGCGGTATGAACGAGGTGCTGACGAGGCTGTACCTGGAGACGGGCGACCCGGCGCACCTGCGCACCGCGCGCCGCTTCGACCACGAGGAGCTGTACGCGCCGCTGGCCGCCGGCCGTGACGAACTCGCCGGGCACCACGCCAACACGGAGATAGCCAAGATCGTCGGAACCGTTCCCTCCTACGAAGCCACGGGCGAGAGCCGCTACCTGGACATCGCGGAAACCTTCTGGACGACCGTCGTCCGCCATCACTCGTACGCCATCGGCGGCAACTCCAACCAGGAGCTCTTCGGGCCGCCGGACGAGATCGCCGGCAGACTCTCCGCGGTCACCTGCGAGAACTGCAACAGCTACAGCATGCTCAAGCTCGGCCGCAGTCTCTTCCTGCACCACCCCGAGCGGTCGGAGTACATGGACCACTATGAGTGGACCCTCCACAACCAGATGCTGGGTGAGCAGGATCCCGACTCCGCGCACGGGTTCGTCACCTACTACACCGGCCTGTGGGCGGGTTCGCAGCGTGAGCCCAAGGGCGGTCTGGGTGCCGCGCCGGGAAGCTACAGCGGCGACTACGACAACTTCTCCTGCGACCACGGCACCGGACTGGAGACGCACACCAAATTCGCCGACTCCGTCTACTTCCACTCCCGTGACACCCGCTCGCCCGCCCTCTACGTCAACCTCTTCATCCCTTCCGAAGTCCACTGGCGCCAGATGAAGGTGACACTCCGTCAAGAGACGCGGTATCCGGACGAAGGCAGCACACGCCTGACCGTCGAGGCGGGCCGGGGACGCTTCACGCTGCACCTCAGGATCCCCGCCTGGGTGGCCGACACCGGACGCGACGCCGTGCTCAAGGTCAACGGGCGGCCCGTCACGAGCCGCGTCCGCCCCCGCGCCTACGCGGCGGTCGAGCGGTCCTGGCGCCCGGGCGACACCGTCGAACTCACCCTGCCCCGACGGCCCGTGTGGACCCCGGCGCCCGACAACCCACAGGTGAAAGCGTTGTCGTACGGCCCCCTCGTCCTGGCGGGCGAGTACGGCGACACCGAACTCGCCACCGTCCCGGCCATCCGTCCCGCATCGCTGCGCCCGGTCGAAGGCACCTCCACCCGCTTCACCGCACTCTCCGACGGCGGTTCCGTGAGCCTGCGGCCGTTCCACGAGATCCAGCACCAGCGCTACAACGTCTACTGGGCCGTGGCCCCGCATCGAGGGCGCGAACGGGACGTCGCCCACTACCCGTTGAGCGAGGCGATCGGCAACCCGGCCGACGCCACGGGCCGCTTCGCCGACGCGGCCCTCGCCGCCGGAGCACGGTGGGCCGGCGACGGCACGGGACCGTCCGTCCAGCTGGACGGGACCGGCGGTCACGTCGCCCTGCCGCCGGGCCTGTTGAGCGGTCTGGACGAGGTGACGATCAGCGTGCGGGTCCGGGCCGACGCCCTCGCCGCCTCGGCGCGCGTCTTCGACTTCGGCTATCACAAGGACACGTATCTGTTCCTGGCCGTCACCACCGGCGCCGGCCGCGCCCGGGCCGCGCTGAAGATCGCGGGTATGGAACGCGAGGACTTCATCGACGCCGACGGACCGCTTCCGGTCGGTAGCTGGACCCATGTCGCGCTCACCCTGGGCGGCGGCACCGGTGTGCTCTACCTCGACGGCACCGAGGCCGGCCGCAACTCCGCCATGGTGTCGAGCCCCCTGCTGCTCGGCGTGACCACCCGCTCGTACCTCGGGCGCTCGCAGAACACCAGCCACCCCTACCTGAACGGCGCCGTACGCGACCTGCGCGTGCACAACCGCGCCCTCACGGGGGCCGAGGTGGCGCGCCTCGCCGCCGGCTGA
- a CDS encoding glycosylhydrolase-like jelly roll fold domain-containing protein — MSDSTPAVRPEGHLSRRGFVAAAGAGTALATGLTGLGLAVPAAAASAQSPDTVAAAFSARRFTDPPRDSRPTVYWYWNGAVTPKLVDRQLADLRDKGMYEVILFSFDNDAMRPVYFTEEWFDIVEHVLRTAQRTGMRVWLFNDDHFPSGRAGEFIVKGGTVGSRTYAPRPDLRLKALWRSTSVVEGPARADLRRSTGVGVETGHLVADAAVLGGATVLRGGERWSDLTVTASAKADHTAAGLVVRASTDGLDGYAVTFDQTGVVTVLRLTRDAGPVTLLTSTRTDGFNKTKYHALVVTMSGGSLTVTLDGRAKGTVDDDRYATGGVGVRAVGDERGLWEDLTVTTPDGGTLYSTAFDDASVAGDFPERASLAVRAAAAAARPVGSTDAAAVVDLTDRLAKDGTWQVPAGRWQLDLFGGVPLIDDSQGYSRSYVDLLDDEPVQLFLDIVPGEYHRRFHRWFGTVVPGFWDDEPYFASAEAHFKRLPWSPTLDRALRDVGAEPGVAYASAFDDLGRTGRITRGLYWQAVSNRFARYFRAQASWCEDRGVALITNPLYDETAPSKRIPSTGDLHKVNQWAQVPGGDIITAEYVAGEQTMLPRNPVSVAHQMGRERTLMEMFGNMGWQVTPGFVHATVGAQAARGVNLTVLHALWTDEAVVYFPPPFGPRAPWWWSMRPLAEWIGRVMEAARGTSAARTALLQPQRAAEQWTGTDRQSALDGALSDAAYALERAQVDFDLLHEGVLTGDPELLAHARVHSGRLAVGAARYDLVVLPETPTLDTATVRALNDFARAGGTVVAVGTLPADEADAHDHSLTRALNDLFTGTAPGSRTLGRGRAVRVPDVAGLGTAAQDAGAAAAVLDPAQETVRVLRVTRGDDTAFLFNNESAAAVAATAVLPAEGVPELWDPVTGATGSAPVYRVSRRGLHVPLGLAPYETRVVVVRAHGTAGPHLTDAPVDVLAVKRHGLGLRATIEVAEPGTHMLTGTDAGRTYRGTVHVDDPLTPVPVTGDWTLALERENDTPVTGPLGSWTTYAPLFSGSGTYTKEVDVPRALLEGRRVLLDLGDVRDVAGVTVNGTALPPLLWAPFVTDVTTLLVPGRNRIAVRVANTLSNERNKPLPSGLLGPVTLRFRRRADADLDRV, encoded by the coding sequence ATGTCCGACTCCACCCCCGCCGTCCGCCCCGAAGGCCACCTGTCCAGACGCGGCTTCGTCGCCGCGGCGGGCGCCGGCACCGCCCTCGCGACCGGGCTGACCGGTCTCGGCCTCGCGGTACCGGCCGCCGCCGCGTCCGCGCAGTCACCGGACACCGTAGCCGCCGCCTTCTCCGCCCGCCGGTTCACCGACCCGCCCAGGGACAGCCGCCCCACCGTCTACTGGTACTGGAACGGCGCCGTCACCCCGAAGCTGGTCGACCGGCAGCTGGCGGACCTGCGCGACAAGGGCATGTACGAGGTCATCCTCTTCTCCTTCGACAACGACGCAATGCGGCCCGTCTACTTCACCGAGGAATGGTTCGACATTGTCGAGCACGTGCTGCGCACGGCCCAACGCACCGGTATGCGGGTCTGGCTCTTCAATGACGACCACTTCCCGAGCGGCAGGGCCGGCGAGTTCATCGTCAAGGGCGGCACCGTCGGTTCCCGTACCTACGCACCCCGACCCGACCTCCGGCTGAAGGCCCTGTGGCGCTCCACCTCCGTGGTCGAGGGCCCGGCCCGTGCCGACCTGCGCCGCAGCACCGGCGTGGGCGTGGAGACCGGACACCTGGTCGCCGACGCCGCCGTACTGGGCGGCGCGACCGTGCTGCGGGGCGGCGAGCGCTGGAGCGACCTCACCGTCACCGCGAGCGCCAAGGCGGACCACACCGCCGCCGGGCTGGTCGTGCGCGCCTCCACCGACGGCCTCGACGGCTACGCCGTCACCTTCGACCAGACCGGCGTGGTCACGGTGCTGCGCCTGACCCGCGACGCGGGCCCCGTCACGCTGCTGACCAGTACCCGCACCGACGGCTTCAACAAGACGAAGTACCACGCGCTCGTCGTGACGATGAGCGGCGGTTCCCTCACCGTCACCCTCGACGGCCGCGCCAAAGGCACCGTCGACGACGACCGGTACGCGACCGGTGGGGTGGGGGTGCGCGCGGTCGGTGACGAACGCGGTCTGTGGGAGGACCTCACCGTCACCACACCAGACGGCGGCACGCTGTACTCCACGGCCTTCGACGACGCGTCCGTCGCCGGCGACTTCCCCGAACGGGCGTCGCTCGCCGTCCGGGCCGCCGCCGCGGCCGCCCGCCCGGTGGGGTCCACGGACGCGGCTGCCGTCGTCGACCTGACGGACCGTCTCGCCAAGGACGGCACTTGGCAGGTCCCGGCCGGCCGTTGGCAGCTCGACCTGTTCGGTGGGGTCCCGCTGATCGACGACTCCCAGGGCTACAGCCGCAGTTACGTCGACCTCCTCGACGACGAACCCGTACAGCTCTTCCTCGACATCGTGCCCGGCGAGTACCACCGCCGCTTCCACCGGTGGTTCGGGACCGTGGTGCCCGGTTTCTGGGACGACGAACCCTATTTCGCCTCCGCCGAGGCCCATTTCAAGCGGCTTCCCTGGTCACCCACGCTCGACCGGGCCCTGCGCGACGTGGGAGCCGAACCCGGCGTCGCCTACGCCAGCGCCTTCGACGACCTCGGCCGCACCGGCCGTATCACCCGCGGCCTGTACTGGCAGGCCGTCTCCAACCGGTTCGCCCGCTACTTCCGGGCCCAGGCCTCCTGGTGCGAGGACCGGGGAGTCGCCCTCATCACCAACCCGCTCTACGACGAGACGGCCCCCTCGAAACGCATCCCCAGCACCGGCGACCTGCACAAGGTCAACCAGTGGGCGCAGGTGCCCGGCGGCGACATCATCACCGCCGAGTACGTGGCGGGCGAGCAGACCATGCTGCCCCGCAACCCGGTCTCGGTCGCCCATCAGATGGGCCGGGAGCGGACCCTGATGGAGATGTTCGGCAACATGGGCTGGCAGGTCACCCCCGGTTTCGTGCACGCGACCGTCGGCGCCCAGGCCGCTCGCGGCGTCAACCTGACCGTGCTGCACGCCCTGTGGACCGACGAGGCCGTGGTCTACTTCCCGCCGCCCTTCGGGCCGCGCGCCCCCTGGTGGTGGTCCATGCGTCCGCTGGCCGAATGGATCGGCCGGGTCATGGAGGCCGCGCGCGGCACCTCCGCCGCGCGCACAGCACTGCTCCAGCCCCAGCGGGCCGCCGAACAGTGGACCGGCACCGACCGGCAGAGCGCACTCGACGGCGCGCTCAGCGACGCCGCCTACGCGTTGGAACGCGCCCAGGTCGACTTCGACCTCCTCCACGAGGGCGTCCTCACCGGCGATCCCGAGCTGCTGGCCCACGCCCGGGTCCACTCCGGACGCCTGGCCGTCGGAGCCGCCCGCTACGACCTGGTCGTCCTGCCCGAGACGCCGACCCTGGACACCGCCACGGTCCGCGCCCTGAACGACTTCGCGCGGGCAGGCGGCACCGTCGTCGCCGTCGGCACGCTGCCCGCCGACGAGGCCGACGCCCACGACCACTCGCTCACCCGCGCCCTGAACGACCTGTTCACCGGCACGGCCCCCGGCAGCCGGACCCTCGGCCGGGGACGCGCGGTGCGCGTCCCCGATGTCGCAGGCCTGGGCACCGCCGCCCAGGACGCCGGCGCCGCCGCAGCCGTCCTCGACCCCGCCCAGGAGACGGTCCGCGTCCTGCGCGTCACCCGGGGGGACGACACCGCTTTCCTCTTCAACAACGAGAGCGCGGCGGCGGTGGCGGCCACCGCCGTCCTGCCCGCCGAAGGGGTCCCCGAGCTGTGGGACCCGGTGACCGGCGCGACCGGATCCGCGCCCGTGTACCGCGTGAGCAGACGCGGCCTGCACGTCCCGCTCGGCCTCGCACCGTACGAGACCCGTGTCGTCGTCGTCCGCGCCCACGGCACGGCGGGGCCGCACCTCACGGACGCCCCGGTCGACGTCCTCGCCGTCAAGCGCCACGGTCTCGGCCTGCGCGCCACGATCGAGGTGGCCGAACCCGGGACCCACATGCTCACCGGCACAGACGCGGGCCGCACCTACCGCGGCACGGTTCACGTCGACGACCCGCTGACCCCGGTCCCCGTCACCGGCGACTGGACGCTCGCCCTGGAACGCGAGAACGACACGCCCGTCACCGGCCCGCTCGGCAGCTGGACCACGTACGCGCCGCTGTTCTCCGGCAGCGGCACCTACACCAAGGAGGTCGACGTGCCCCGCGCGCTCCTCGAAGGGCGCAGGGTGCTTCTCGACCTCGGAGACGTACGCGACGTCGCGGGCGTGACCGTCAACGGCACCGCTCTCCCCCCGCTGCTGTGGGCGCCCTTCGTCACCGACGTCACCACGCTGCTGGTCCCCGGCCGCAACCGGATCGCCGTACGGGTCGCCAACACCCTCTCCAACGAACGCAACAAGCCCCTGCCCTCCGGTCTGCTCGGCCCGGTCACGCTGCGTTTCAGGCGCCGGGCCGACGCCGACCTGGACCGTGTGTAA
- a CDS encoding family 78 glycoside hydrolase catalytic domain: MPRPGPHTGRRRLAALLSATLTALVTAVSATVPAAATTTGALTPVHLRTQHLDEALGIDDTTPALSWQTDARTADILQSAYRVQAATSTERLRSGRPDLWDSGKVASAVPDTTYAGRALGSRTRVYWRVRLWSDSRRTSGWSAPAAFETGLTKVGDWHAQWITHPAWRLSDRKIEPVVVRLPRTTARYLRLDVSRLGLPLKESVDARTWRLQLGEIDVRDSGTGATGLAVGAAVTASETYTIRKTYEPALAADGLTNSALQTAAGYSSAAHTSADTSAAPVTLTLDLKSAKTFDQVALYPRADVLTADGNVPDFPVDYALSASDDPAGPFAPLAHVTGQQPPEPYLPAGLPLLADDFTLPHGIRSARLHIAGLGVYDATVNGEPVGDAVLEPANTDYRERVQYATYDVTDRLRTGANTLGVALGNGMSNVISTADRYRKLYGNISDPKLIAQLEVTLADGTRRTVTSGDDWRTTLGPTTSSNWYGGEDHDARREIPHWDEPAGDHRSWKNAVTVAAPGSPGAPAALSARETEPIRVVQTLTGEEVDGAAGSRVFDLGRNIAGWPEITVSAPAGTEIRVYPAESLKDGHAFQSISNVGAPLWDSYTTRDSRTATWHPTFGYHGFRYLELKGVPEGATVSVRGKVLRTDNASAGDFTSSDPLINGIHGIIRRAVEGNMMSVLTDCPSREKLGWLEQDQLVFPALAANFDMEAYLRKIVRDMADAQTTEGLIPSTVPEYTSLPGAYRNDSNWGGAFVLVPWQLYTTYGDRETLRTYYPRMKQYAAFLRTQVSDGILDYGLGDWFTPDRTFPRAVAGTYGYWRVVDALSRIATVLGDDTAGADYRAEADASAQALTAKYYDSATGTFGGGGQGAEAVALDMGAYPAGEENRLLAHFTSSVAAAGDHLLLGEISLPAAFRVLSAAGRDDVVYRIATQTTSPSYGYQVLAGNTTLGESWDGGPGQSQNHFMLGAVDSWFTGRVAGIEQTAGSVGYRELLVRPAAVGALTSASGSYRTPYGLARTDWTRTADAFRLTVDVPAGSTAEIHVPAAGGHATAPGKAKPLRTTATEAVYEVGSGSWTFRSTPPSGESAATS; encoded by the coding sequence ATGCCCAGACCCGGACCACACACCGGACGCCGGCGCCTCGCCGCCCTGCTGTCCGCCACGCTGACCGCCCTCGTCACCGCCGTGTCCGCCACCGTCCCGGCCGCGGCCACGACCACCGGCGCCCTCACCCCCGTCCATCTGCGCACCCAACACCTCGACGAGGCGCTCGGCATCGACGACACCACCCCCGCCCTCAGCTGGCAGACCGACGCCCGCACCGCCGACATCCTCCAGAGCGCCTACCGCGTCCAGGCCGCCACCTCGACGGAGCGGCTGCGCTCCGGCCGACCCGACCTGTGGGACTCGGGGAAGGTCGCCTCCGCCGTACCGGACACCACCTACGCGGGCCGCGCGCTCGGCTCCCGCACCCGTGTGTACTGGCGTGTGCGGCTGTGGTCCGACTCCCGCCGGACCTCTGGCTGGAGCGCACCGGCCGCCTTCGAGACGGGTCTGACGAAAGTCGGCGACTGGCACGCCCAGTGGATCACCCACCCCGCATGGCGGCTCAGCGACCGGAAGATCGAGCCCGTCGTGGTCAGACTGCCCCGCACGACGGCCCGCTACCTGCGACTCGACGTCAGCCGTCTCGGTCTGCCGCTCAAGGAGAGCGTCGACGCCCGCACGTGGCGTCTCCAGCTGGGCGAGATCGACGTACGGGACTCCGGGACCGGGGCGACCGGGCTCGCCGTGGGAGCCGCGGTCACCGCCTCCGAGACCTACACGATCCGCAAGACCTATGAACCCGCCCTCGCCGCCGACGGTTTGACGAACAGCGCCCTGCAGACGGCCGCCGGCTACTCCAGCGCCGCCCACACCTCCGCCGACACCTCGGCCGCTCCCGTCACCCTCACCCTCGACCTGAAGTCGGCCAAGACGTTCGACCAGGTGGCGCTCTACCCGCGCGCCGACGTCCTCACCGCCGACGGCAACGTCCCCGACTTCCCCGTGGACTACGCCCTTTCGGCTTCCGACGACCCGGCCGGACCCTTCGCCCCGCTCGCCCACGTCACAGGCCAGCAGCCTCCGGAACCCTACCTACCCGCCGGACTTCCCCTGCTGGCCGACGACTTCACGCTCCCCCACGGCATCCGCAGCGCCCGGCTCCACATCGCCGGACTCGGTGTCTACGACGCCACCGTCAACGGCGAGCCCGTCGGGGACGCGGTGCTGGAACCCGCCAACACCGACTACCGCGAACGCGTCCAGTACGCCACCTACGACGTCACCGACCGGCTGCGCACCGGTGCCAACACCCTCGGTGTGGCCCTGGGCAACGGCATGTCCAACGTCATCAGTACCGCCGACCGCTACCGCAAGCTGTACGGGAACATCAGCGACCCCAAGCTCATCGCCCAACTGGAGGTCACCCTCGCCGACGGCACCCGCCGCACCGTGACCAGCGGCGACGACTGGCGCACCACGCTCGGCCCCACCACCTCCAGCAACTGGTACGGCGGCGAGGACCACGACGCCCGCCGCGAGATCCCGCACTGGGACGAGCCGGCCGGCGACCACCGCTCCTGGAAGAACGCCGTCACCGTCGCCGCTCCGGGATCCCCCGGCGCTCCCGCCGCGCTCAGCGCCCGTGAGACCGAACCGATCCGGGTCGTACAGACCCTGACCGGCGAGGAGGTCGACGGCGCCGCCGGCAGCCGCGTCTTCGACCTCGGCCGCAACATCGCGGGCTGGCCGGAGATCACCGTCAGTGCGCCCGCCGGCACCGAGATCCGCGTCTACCCGGCCGAGAGCCTCAAGGACGGCCATGCCTTCCAGTCGATCAGCAACGTCGGCGCGCCCCTGTGGGACAGCTACACCACCCGCGACAGCCGCACCGCCACCTGGCATCCCACGTTCGGCTACCACGGCTTCCGCTACCTGGAGTTGAAGGGCGTACCCGAGGGCGCGACGGTCTCGGTGCGTGGCAAGGTCCTGCGCACCGACAACGCCTCCGCCGGTGACTTCACCAGCTCGGACCCCCTGATCAACGGCATCCACGGCATCATCCGCCGGGCCGTCGAGGGCAACATGATGAGCGTCCTCACCGACTGCCCGAGCCGGGAGAAGCTCGGCTGGCTGGAACAGGACCAGTTGGTCTTCCCGGCCCTCGCCGCGAACTTCGACATGGAGGCGTATCTCCGCAAGATCGTCCGTGACATGGCCGACGCGCAGACCACCGAGGGTCTGATCCCGAGCACCGTCCCCGAGTACACGAGCCTGCCCGGCGCCTACCGCAACGACTCCAACTGGGGCGGCGCCTTCGTCCTGGTGCCGTGGCAGCTCTACACGACCTACGGCGACCGGGAGACCCTGCGCACCTACTACCCGCGTATGAAGCAGTACGCGGCCTTCCTCAGGACCCAGGTGTCCGACGGCATCCTCGACTACGGCCTGGGCGACTGGTTCACCCCCGACCGCACCTTCCCGCGCGCGGTCGCCGGTACCTACGGCTACTGGCGCGTCGTCGACGCCCTGTCCCGGATCGCCACGGTCCTCGGCGACGACACGGCAGGCGCCGACTACCGTGCCGAGGCCGACGCATCCGCACAGGCCCTCACCGCGAAGTACTACGACTCGGCCACCGGTACGTTCGGGGGCGGCGGCCAGGGCGCCGAGGCGGTCGCTCTCGACATGGGCGCCTATCCGGCGGGTGAGGAGAACCGGCTGCTGGCCCACTTCACCTCGTCCGTCGCCGCCGCAGGTGACCACCTGCTGCTCGGCGAGATCTCCCTGCCCGCCGCGTTCCGTGTGCTGTCCGCCGCGGGACGCGACGACGTCGTGTACCGGATCGCCACCCAGACGACCAGCCCCAGCTACGGCTACCAGGTGCTCGCCGGCAACACCACGCTCGGCGAGTCCTGGGACGGCGGTCCCGGCCAGTCGCAGAACCACTTCATGCTCGGCGCCGTCGACTCCTGGTTCACCGGGCGGGTCGCGGGCATCGAGCAGACGGCCGGCTCCGTGGGCTACCGGGAACTCCTCGTCCGTCCCGCGGCGGTGGGCGCTCTGACCTCCGCGTCGGGCTCCTACCGCACCCCGTACGGACTCGCCCGGACGGACTGGACTCGTACGGCCGACGCCTTCCGTCTCACGGTGGACGTCCCCGCGGGGAGTACGGCCGAGATCCACGTCCCCGCCGCCGGCGGCCACGCGACCGCCCCCGGCAAGGCGAAGCCGCTGCGCACCACGGCCACCGAGGCCGTGTACGAGGTCGGCTCCGGCAGCTGGACGTTCCGGTCGACGCCGCCGTCCGGCGAGTCGGCGGCCACGTCCTGA
- a CDS encoding LysR family transcriptional regulator — protein MARTTDSDLVPQELRVLVAIADTGSFSTAAGTLGLTQSAVSHSVRGSERKVGAVLFERGRTGARPTHAGERAVAHARRILRLLDVLTAEARAAARPDAAEGLLRIAAFRSAALHLLPPVLQRLRARHPGIEPRVRIVREVGRGAAGEVADGKADMAIAALGGSTLIPPGLIASGLFEEPYALVHATGHEAPRSLPLVDWAENCGPYTRRWWAAQDWIPKATVEAEDDGAVLSLVSGGHGMAIMPALSLVGAPNSVEITDLGPERPTRQVGYVTTSELARSAVVRALVRELRATVVRGVSVLQHVDSLRAPTSSCTVGRADSS, from the coding sequence ATGGCACGTACGACCGACTCCGATCTCGTACCGCAGGAACTTCGCGTCCTGGTGGCGATCGCGGACACCGGGAGCTTCTCGACCGCGGCCGGCACACTCGGCCTGACCCAGTCCGCGGTCTCCCACTCGGTTCGCGGCAGCGAGCGCAAGGTCGGTGCCGTCCTCTTCGAACGCGGCCGCACGGGCGCCCGCCCCACCCATGCCGGAGAGAGGGCCGTGGCGCACGCCCGCCGCATCCTGCGCCTGCTGGACGTCCTGACCGCCGAGGCGCGCGCGGCGGCCCGGCCCGATGCCGCGGAGGGACTGCTGCGGATTGCGGCTTTCCGCAGCGCGGCTCTCCACCTGCTGCCGCCCGTACTGCAGCGCCTACGCGCCCGACACCCCGGGATCGAGCCGCGGGTGCGGATCGTACGCGAGGTGGGGCGCGGCGCAGCGGGCGAAGTGGCCGACGGGAAGGCCGACATGGCCATCGCCGCGCTGGGCGGCTCTACGCTGATTCCACCGGGTCTGATCGCGAGCGGACTCTTCGAAGAGCCGTATGCCCTGGTGCACGCGACGGGTCACGAGGCCCCGCGCTCGCTGCCGCTGGTCGACTGGGCCGAAAACTGTGGTCCGTACACCCGCCGCTGGTGGGCCGCACAGGACTGGATCCCTAAGGCAACCGTCGAGGCCGAGGACGACGGAGCGGTGCTCTCCTTGGTGAGCGGAGGCCACGGAATGGCGATCATGCCCGCGCTCTCCTTGGTCGGAGCACCGAACTCGGTCGAGATCACTGACCTGGGCCCCGAACGCCCGACACGCCAGGTCGGTTATGTCACCACCTCCGAGCTGGCCAGGTCCGCCGTCGTGCGCGCCTTGGTGAGAGAACTACGGGCCACGGTCGTCCGGGGTGTGAGCGTTCTCCAGCATGTCGATTCTCTGCGAGCCCCAACGAGTTCGTGCACGGTCGGTCGAGCGGATTCCAGTTGA